A portion of the Scleropages formosus chromosome 13, fSclFor1.1, whole genome shotgun sequence genome contains these proteins:
- the nudcd2 gene encoding nudC domain-containing protein 2 isoform X1: MSVHFEERSGVVPCRTPWGSWYQTMEEVFVEVNVPPGTAARDIKCNLESRHIELSVKGQQLIKWGALCKRRTQNPEGKLFGTTVSDEGTWTLEDKKLVRIILMKTNREAGNCWLSLLEGEYCADPWVQDQMQRKLTLERFQRENPGFDFSGAEISGNFAGGGPDFSNLQK, encoded by the exons ATGTCGGTGCATTTCGAGGAGAGGAGCGGAGTGGTGCCCTGTAGGACGCCGTGGGGCTCCTGGTACCAGACCATGGAGGAGGTTTTCGTCGAGGTGAACGTCCCCCCGGGGACGGCGGCCAGAGACATTAAGTGCAACCTGGAGAGCAGACACATCGAGCTGAGTGTGAAAGGACAGCAGCTCATCAAG TGGGGAGCCTTATGCAAAAGACGGACGCAGAACCCTGAG GGAAAGCTCTTTGGTACCACTGTTTCTGACGAAGGAACTTGGACTTTGG AGGATAAGAAGCTTGTTCGGATCATACTGATGAAGACAAACCGGGAGGCTGGGAATTGTTGGCTTTCTCTGCTGGAAGGGGAGTACTGTGCCGACCCCTGGGTTCAAGACCAAATGCAGAGAAAACTGACTCTGGAGAGGTTCCAGAGAGAG AATCCTGGATTTGACTTCAGTGGTGCTGAAATTTCTGGGAATTTTGCTGGTGGTGGACCAGACTTCTCCAATTTGCAAAAGTAA
- the nudcd2 gene encoding nudC domain-containing protein 2 isoform X2 — MSVHFEERSGVVPCRTPWGSWYQTMEEVFVEVNVPPGTAARDIKCNLESRHIELSVKGQQLIKGKLFGTTVSDEGTWTLEDKKLVRIILMKTNREAGNCWLSLLEGEYCADPWVQDQMQRKLTLERFQRENPGFDFSGAEISGNFAGGGPDFSNLQK; from the exons ATGTCGGTGCATTTCGAGGAGAGGAGCGGAGTGGTGCCCTGTAGGACGCCGTGGGGCTCCTGGTACCAGACCATGGAGGAGGTTTTCGTCGAGGTGAACGTCCCCCCGGGGACGGCGGCCAGAGACATTAAGTGCAACCTGGAGAGCAGACACATCGAGCTGAGTGTGAAAGGACAGCAGCTCATCAAG GGAAAGCTCTTTGGTACCACTGTTTCTGACGAAGGAACTTGGACTTTGG AGGATAAGAAGCTTGTTCGGATCATACTGATGAAGACAAACCGGGAGGCTGGGAATTGTTGGCTTTCTCTGCTGGAAGGGGAGTACTGTGCCGACCCCTGGGTTCAAGACCAAATGCAGAGAAAACTGACTCTGGAGAGGTTCCAGAGAGAG AATCCTGGATTTGACTTCAGTGGTGCTGAAATTTCTGGGAATTTTGCTGGTGGTGGACCAGACTTCTCCAATTTGCAAAAGTAA
- the ccng1 gene encoding cyclin-G1, with product MIDTVTGEACVPFAIQLKALLEQESRYQPKLSGLRILECAHDNGLRMTAKLRDFAVKDLLSLTRFFGFSSETFSLAVNLLDRFLAIMKIQPKHLSCVGLCCFYIAVKSSEEERNVPLAGDLIRISQNRFTVSDMMRMEKIILEKLYWKVKAPTALHFLRLYHSYICELLVANEKPAFNVERLEAQLKACHCSFGFSKVKPSLLALAILALETQEQQLHEMAEVLQSLQQHSNIKDGDLFCVRELVAKCLAEYSSTKCSRPTGQKLRWIISGRTARQLKHSYYKIAHLPTIPEATC from the exons ATGATTGACACGGTGACAGGAGAGGCCTGTGTGCCCTTCGCCATCCAGCTCAAGGCCCTTCTGGAGCAGGAGAGCCGGTACCAACCTAAGCTGAGTGGCCTCCGGATCCTCGAATGTGCCCATGACAATGGTCTGAGGATGACTGCGAAATTGCGGGACTTTGCAGTGAAAGACCTGCTTTCGCTGACCCGCTTCTTCGGCTTCAGTTCTGAGACATTCTCCCTTGCTGTGAATCTACTGGACCGATTCCTTGCCATAATGAAG ATTCAGCCGAAGCACCTGTCCTGTGTTGGACTGTGCTGTTTTTACATTGCTGTGAAGTCTTCAGAGGAAGAGAGAAATGTTCCTCTGGCTGGAGACCTGATACGAATCAGCCAGAACCGCTTTACAGTGTCTGACATGATGCGTATGGAGAAGATCATCTTGGAGAAGTTGTACTGGAAGGTTAAGGCCCCAACAGCTCTGCACTTCCTTCGACTCTACCACTCCTACATATGCGAGCTGCTGGTTGCCAATGA GAAACCTGCTTTTAATGTTGAGCGGCTAGAAGCACAACTGAAAGCCTGCCACTGTTCCTTTGGATTTTCTAAAGTAAAG CCCTCTCTGCTTGCTCTGGCCATTCTGGCATTAGAAACGCAGGAGCAACAGCTGCATGAAATGGCTGAAGTGCTGCAGTCTCTCCAGCAGCATTCCAAT ATAAAGGATGGTGATCTGTTTTGTGTGAGGGAACTGGTTGCAAAGTGCCTGGCTGAGTATTCTTCCACCAAGTGCTCCAGACCAACTGGCCAAAAATTGCGATGGATCATCTCTGGCAGGACAGCTAGACAACTGAAACACAGCTACTACAAAATTGCACACCTTCCAACTATCCCAGAAGCCACCTGCTAA
- the LOC114912101 gene encoding cyclin-I-like yields the protein MRCPGPADGRLAGRLADALAREARLWKAPVFKNGSIQGTDILACQQEEVILWLGRLSQTFSFCPQTFALAVSILNRLLASVKTQPKYLRCIAITSLILAAKVNEEDEVIVSVKDVAVQSACNCSTAEIVRMERIILAKLHWDLYSATAVDFVHIVSSRCTSFTFH from the exons ATGAGGTGCCCGGGACCTGCGGACGGGCGGCTCGCGGGGCGGCTCGCGGACGCCTTGGCTCGAGAGGCGCGTCTCTGGAAAGCACCCGTCTTCAAGAACGGCTCCATTCAG GGCACAGATATTTTGGCGTGCCAGCAAGAGGAGGTGATTTTATGGCTAGGGAGACTGAGCCagactttttccttttgtccaCAAACGTTTGCCCTTGCAGTAAGCATTTTGAACAGGCTCCTGGCATCAGTAAAG ACACAGCCCAAATATCTTCGATGCATAGCCATTACATCTCTGATCCTTGCTGCCAAAGTCAATGAAGAGGATGAG GTGATTGTGTCTGTGAAGGACGTTGCAGTGCAGAGTGCGTGTAATTGTTCAACAGCAGAGATTGTTCGCATGGAGAGGATCATACTAGCTAAACTCCACTGGGACCTTTACTCTGCAACAGCAGTTGACTTTGTCCATATTGTAAGTAGCAGGTGTACCTCTTTTACTTTCCACTGA
- the LOC108936831 gene encoding cyclin-I-like has protein sequence MELIRCKEMADEYLGCLEFSLQPSVVYIFDPASVAGFQSDSTETAGQLKRVKVDSMVEEFYDGFKCLYNEEMTAEDGGESASPCPPLKPPIS, from the coding sequence ATGGAGCTGATCCGCTGCAAGGAAATGGCAGACGAATACCTCGGCTGCCTCGAGTTCTCGCTCCAGCCCAGTGTGGTATACATCTTTGATCCAGCCAGCGTAGCAGGCTTTCAGAGTGACAGCACAGAGACTGCAGGTCAGCTGAAGAGGGTTAAAGTGGACAGCATGGTGGAGGAGTTCTATGATGGGTTCAAATGTCTGTACAACGAAGAGATGACAGCAGAGGACGGGGGCGAGAGTGCATCCCCATGCCCACCGCTGAAGCCTCCTATCAGTTGA